In one Pseudomonas sp. SCA2728.1_7 genomic region, the following are encoded:
- a CDS encoding efflux RND transporter permease subunit: protein MRFNLSEWALRNRQIVLFLMLLLAIVGALSYTKLGQSEDPPFTFKAMVIQTRWPGATAQEVSRQVTERIEKKLMETGEYERIVSFSRPGESQVTFIARDSMHSKEIPDLWYQVRKKVSDIRQTLPPDIQGPFFNDEFGTTFGNIYALTGDGFDYAVLKDYADRIQIQLQRVKDVGKVDLLGLQDEKIWVELSNVKLATLGLPLAAVQQALQEQNAVSTAGFFETGSERLQLRVSGNFQTVDEIKNFPIRVGDRTFRISDVADVRRGFNDPPAPRMRFMGEDAIGLAVAMKDGGDILVLGKALEGEFSRIQKNLPAGMQLRKVSDQPAAVKTGVGEFVQVLVEALAIVLLVSFFSLGVRTGMVVALTIPLVLAMTFACMYYLGIGLHKISLGALVLALGLLVDDAIIAVEMMAIKMEQGFDRIRAASYAWTSTAFPMLTGTLITAAGFLPIATAQSGTGEYTRSIFQVVTIALLASWVAAVVFVPYLGEKLLPDLAKIHAAKHGTGDGQPDPYGTPFYQRVRRLVEWCVMHRKTVIVLTVGLFIASVMLFRFVPQQFFPASNRLELMVDLKLAEGASLANTTGEVKRLEAMLKDHAGIDNYVAYVGTGSPRFYLPLDQQLPAASFAQFVVLAKTIEEREALRSWLIETLNEQFPALRSRVTRLENGPPVGYPVQFRVTGEHIEEVRALARKVAAKVRENPHVVNVHLDWEEPSKVVYLNIDQDRARALGVSTANLAKFLQSSLTGSSVSQYREDNELIEILLRGTVHERTELSLLPSLAVPTDNGRSVALSQIATLEYGFEEGIIWHRNRLPNVTVRADIYGKEQPATLVKQIMPTLDSIRAELPDGYLLDVGGTVEDSERGQKSVNAGVPMFIVVVLTLLMVQLRSFSRTAMVFLTAPLGLIGVTLFLMVFRQPFGFVAMLGTIALSGMIMRNSVILVDQIEQDIASGLKPWQAIIEATVRRFRPIVLTALAAVLAMIPLSRSVFFGPMAVAIMGGLIVATALTLLFLPALYAAWFRVRKDA, encoded by the coding sequence ATGCGCTTCAACCTTTCCGAATGGGCGCTGCGTAATCGCCAGATCGTACTGTTCCTGATGCTTCTTCTGGCCATCGTTGGTGCGTTGTCCTACACCAAACTCGGCCAGAGCGAAGACCCGCCGTTCACCTTCAAGGCGATGGTCATCCAGACCCGTTGGCCGGGGGCGACCGCGCAGGAAGTCTCGCGTCAGGTCACCGAACGCATCGAAAAGAAACTGATGGAAACCGGCGAGTACGAACGCATCGTGTCGTTCTCGCGCCCCGGCGAATCGCAGGTGACGTTCATTGCCCGTGACTCGATGCACTCCAAGGAAATCCCCGACCTCTGGTACCAGGTGCGCAAGAAGGTCAGCGATATTCGTCAGACCTTGCCGCCGGATATTCAGGGGCCGTTCTTCAACGATGAATTCGGTACCACGTTCGGCAATATCTATGCGCTGACCGGCGACGGTTTCGATTACGCGGTGCTCAAGGATTACGCCGACCGTATCCAGATCCAGCTGCAGCGGGTCAAGGATGTCGGCAAAGTCGACCTGCTCGGTTTGCAGGACGAGAAAATCTGGGTCGAGCTGTCCAACGTCAAACTGGCGACCCTTGGCTTGCCGCTGGCGGCGGTGCAACAGGCATTGCAGGAGCAGAACGCGGTGTCGACCGCCGGTTTTTTTGAAACCGGTAGCGAGCGCTTGCAGCTACGGGTTTCGGGGAATTTTCAGACAGTCGATGAGATAAAAAACTTCCCGATCCGCGTCGGCGATCGTACGTTCCGCATCTCCGATGTCGCCGATGTGCGTCGCGGTTTCAACGATCCACCGGCGCCGCGCATGCGCTTCATGGGCGAGGATGCGATTGGTCTCGCCGTGGCGATGAAGGATGGCGGTGACATTCTGGTGCTCGGCAAAGCGCTGGAAGGCGAGTTCTCGCGTATCCAGAAAAACCTCCCGGCCGGCATGCAACTGCGCAAGGTCTCCGACCAACCGGCGGCGGTGAAAACCGGGGTCGGTGAGTTTGTTCAAGTACTGGTCGAAGCGTTGGCGATTGTCTTGCTGGTGAGCTTCTTCTCCCTCGGCGTGCGCACCGGCATGGTGGTGGCACTGACCATTCCGCTGGTGCTGGCGATGACCTTCGCCTGCATGTATTACCTCGGCATCGGCCTGCACAAGATATCTCTTGGCGCGTTGGTGCTGGCACTGGGTTTGCTGGTGGACGATGCGATCATTGCTGTGGAAATGATGGCGATCAAAATGGAGCAGGGCTTCGACCGTATTCGTGCGGCGAGTTATGCCTGGACCAGCACGGCGTTCCCGATGCTCACCGGTACGTTGATCACTGCCGCCGGGTTCCTGCCGATTGCCACGGCGCAGTCCGGCACCGGCGAATACACCCGCTCGATCTTTCAAGTGGTGACCATCGCGTTGCTCGCGTCCTGGGTGGCAGCGGTGGTGTTTGTGCCGTATTTGGGGGAAAAACTCCTGCCGGATCTGGCGAAAATTCATGCGGCCAAACATGGCACTGGCGATGGACAGCCAGATCCGTATGGCACGCCGTTTTATCAGCGGGTTCGGCGGCTGGTGGAGTGGTGCGTGATGCATCGCAAGACCGTAATCGTGCTGACGGTGGGGCTGTTTATCGCCTCGGTGATGTTGTTCCGCTTCGTCCCGCAGCAGTTCTTCCCGGCCTCCAATCGACTGGAGTTGATGGTCGATCTGAAACTGGCCGAAGGTGCGTCGTTGGCCAATACCACTGGCGAGGTCAAACGGCTGGAGGCGATGCTCAAGGATCACGCCGGCATCGACAATTACGTGGCTTACGTCGGCACCGGATCGCCGCGTTTCTATCTGCCGCTGGATCAGCAATTGCCGGCGGCGAGCTTCGCGCAGTTTGTGGTGTTGGCGAAAACCATTGAGGAGCGTGAAGCGCTGCGCAGTTGGTTGATCGAAACGCTCAACGAACAGTTCCCGGCGCTGCGTTCGCGGGTTACTCGCTTGGAAAACGGCCCACCGGTTGGCTATCCGGTGCAGTTCCGCGTCACCGGTGAGCACATCGAGGAAGTCCGCGCGTTGGCGCGCAAAGTGGCGGCCAAGGTTCGTGAGAACCCGCATGTGGTCAATGTGCATCTGGATTGGGAAGAGCCGAGCAAGGTGGTCTATCTGAACATCGATCAGGATCGCGCTCGGGCGCTGGGTGTGAGCACGGCCAATCTGGCCAAATTCCTGCAGAGTTCGTTGACCGGATCGAGTGTCAGTCAGTATCGCGAAGACAATGAGTTGATCGAGATTCTGCTGCGCGGCACGGTGCATGAGCGCACTGAATTGTCGTTGCTGCCGAGTCTGGCGGTGCCGACGGATAACGGCCGCAGTGTGGCGTTGTCGCAGATTGCCACGCTGGAATATGGCTTTGAGGAGGGGATTATCTGGCACCGCAATCGCCTGCCGAACGTGACCGTGCGGGCGGATATTTATGGCAAGGAGCAGCCGGCGACGTTGGTCAAGCAGATCATGCCGACGCTGGATTCTATTCGTGCCGAGTTGCCCGATGGTTATCTGTTGGATGTCGGCGGCACGGTGGAGGATTCCGAGCGTGGGCAAAAATCGGTGAATGCTGGGGTGCCGATGTTCATCGTCGTGGTGCTGACGCTGTTGATGGTGCAGTTGCGCAGTTTTTCGCGCACGGCGATGGTGTTTTTGACGGCGCCTTTGGGGTTGATCGGGGTGACGCTGTTTTTGATGGTGTTCCGTCAGCCGTTCGGGTTTGTGGCGATGTTGGGGACGATTGCGTTGTCCGGGATGATCATGCGTAATTCGGTGATTCTGGTGGATCAGATTGAGCAGGATATTGCTTCGGGGCTTAAGCCTTGGCAGGCGATTATCGAGGCTACGGTTCGACGCTTCAGGCCGATTGTGTTGACGGCGTTGGCGGCGGTTTTGGCGATGATTCCGTTGTCGCGGAGTGTGTTTTTTGGGCCGATGGCGGTGGCAATCATGGGCGGGTTGATTGTTGCGACGGCGTTGACGCTGTTGTTTTTGCCGGCGTTGTATGCGGCTTGGTTCCGGGTGCGTAAGGACGCTTGA
- a CDS encoding efflux RND transporter periplasmic adaptor subunit: MFRHALSLALPVSLAFLLSACGQEEATQVTVRPAMVVQPEPSAQAMESYPGEVRARYEPDLAFRIGGKVSRRLVDEGQRVKADQPLAELDPQDVRLQLEATRAQVAAAEANLNLVRAERDRYKTLMDRQMVSRSAYDNAENLYRSGEARLKQIKAEFNVSTNQASYAVLRAPQDGVVAKRSVEVGQVVAAGQTVFTLATDGEREVLISLPEQSFGRFKVGQPVTVELWTQQNQRFAGQIRELSPAADPRSRTFAARISFAGGKVPAELGQSARVFVQSADSVSLSVPLSALTAENGATYVWVVNSNNTLKKTPVRIGPFGEKSVPVLEGLNASDWVVAAGVHVLLEGQQVRPVDRSNRVVNLADKE, translated from the coding sequence ATGTTCCGCCATGCGTTGTCCCTCGCGTTGCCAGTGAGTCTGGCGTTCCTTTTGTCAGCGTGTGGTCAGGAAGAGGCGACGCAAGTCACCGTGCGACCGGCCATGGTGGTGCAGCCAGAGCCTTCGGCGCAGGCCATGGAAAGTTATCCGGGCGAGGTACGCGCGCGCTATGAACCCGATCTGGCCTTTCGTATTGGCGGCAAAGTCAGCCGACGACTGGTCGATGAAGGTCAGCGCGTGAAGGCTGATCAGCCACTCGCCGAACTCGATCCGCAAGATGTACGCCTGCAACTGGAAGCTACCCGCGCCCAGGTCGCCGCCGCTGAAGCCAATCTCAATCTGGTGCGTGCCGAGCGTGATCGCTACAAAACCTTGATGGATCGGCAGATGGTCAGCCGCTCGGCTTACGACAATGCCGAAAACCTTTACCGCTCCGGTGAAGCCCGCCTCAAACAAATCAAAGCTGAATTCAACGTGTCGACCAATCAGGCCAGTTACGCGGTACTGCGTGCGCCGCAGGATGGCGTGGTGGCCAAGCGTTCGGTCGAGGTGGGACAGGTCGTCGCCGCCGGGCAAACCGTGTTTACCCTCGCCACCGATGGCGAGCGCGAAGTGCTGATCAGCCTGCCGGAGCAGAGCTTCGGCCGCTTCAAGGTCGGTCAGCCGGTGACTGTTGAATTGTGGACGCAGCAAAACCAGCGCTTCGCTGGGCAGATACGCGAACTGTCGCCCGCCGCCGATCCACGCTCGCGCACCTTTGCCGCGCGCATCTCCTTCGCCGGCGGCAAAGTCCCGGCCGAACTGGGTCAGAGCGCCCGTGTGTTCGTGCAGTCGGCCGACAGCGTTTCCCTGTCGGTGCCGCTCTCGGCACTCACCGCCGAAAACGGCGCGACCTACGTCTGGGTCGTCAATAGCAACAACACCTTGAAGAAAACCCCGGTGCGCATCGGCCCGTTCGGCGAGAAAAGCGTGCCGGTACTCGAAGGCTTGAACGCCAGCGACTGGGTAGTCGCCGCCGGTGTGCATGTGTTGCTCGAAGGGCAGCAGGTGCGTCCGGTGGATCGCTCCAACCGTGTGGTCAATCTGGCGGACAAGGAGTAA
- a CDS encoding TetR/AcrR family transcriptional regulator, producing MSNNLSAPNGPGRPKDLAKRQAILDAAKILFLSHGYANTSMDAVASEAGVSKLTVYSHFNDKETLFSAAVVAKCEEQLPPLFFELPEGIAVENVLLNIARGFHHLINSDESVNLHRLIMALGSQDPKLSLIFFEAGPQRMVQGMERLLTRINETGALSIDLPRNAAEHFFCLIKGAGNFRLLYGCGEPLSEEAAESHIQEVVALFMRAYKP from the coding sequence ATGTCGAACAATCTTTCAGCTCCAAACGGTCCGGGCCGTCCCAAGGATCTGGCCAAGCGCCAGGCAATCCTCGACGCGGCGAAAATTCTGTTTCTGAGTCATGGCTATGCCAACACCAGCATGGACGCGGTCGCCAGCGAAGCGGGCGTGTCGAAGCTGACGGTCTACAGCCATTTCAACGACAAGGAGACGCTGTTCTCCGCCGCCGTGGTGGCCAAATGCGAGGAGCAATTGCCGCCATTGTTCTTCGAATTGCCCGAAGGCATCGCCGTGGAAAATGTGTTGCTGAACATTGCGCGAGGCTTTCATCACCTGATCAACAGTGATGAGTCGGTGAACTTGCACCGCTTGATCATGGCACTCGGCAGTCAGGACCCGAAGCTGTCGCTGATCTTCTTCGAGGCCGGCCCGCAGCGCATGGTGCAGGGCATGGAGCGGCTGTTGACGCGTATTAACGAGACAGGCGCGCTGAGCATCGATCTGCCGCGCAATGCCGCCGAGCACTTCTTCTGCCTGATCAAGGGTGCGGGGAATTTTCGCTTGTTGTATGGCTGTGGGGAGCCGTTGAGCGAAGAGGCTGCAGAGAGCCATATTCAGGAAGTGGTGGCTTTGTTTATGCGGGCGTACAAACCTTAG
- a CDS encoding class I SAM-dependent methyltransferase: MEQPAACRIHVQALGPTFEAQAGQWAERLGLPLEVADGEFALQVGEQGLQLQQLGPDAPGPVRVDFVEGGAAHRRLYGGGSGQMIAKAVGIAQGVRPRVLDATAGLGKDAFVLASLGCEMSLIERQPLIGALLEDGLARAAEDFDVAPIVARMKLLKGNSIEVMQNWEGEPPQVIYLDPMFPHREKTALVKKEMRLFRPLVGDDPDAPALLEAALALATHRVVVKRPRKAPCIEGPKPSHALDGKSSRYDIYPKKALKP; this comes from the coding sequence ATCGAGCAACCTGCGGCCTGCCGCATCCATGTTCAGGCCCTCGGCCCTACGTTTGAAGCGCAAGCCGGGCAGTGGGCCGAGCGCTTGGGCCTGCCGCTTGAAGTGGCGGATGGCGAGTTTGCCTTGCAGGTCGGCGAGCAGGGTTTGCAGTTGCAACAGCTTGGCCCGGACGCACCGGGGCCGGTGCGCGTCGACTTCGTCGAGGGCGGCGCGGCACACCGGCGCTTATACGGTGGTGGCAGCGGGCAGATGATTGCCAAGGCTGTCGGCATTGCCCAAGGCGTGCGCCCACGGGTGCTGGATGCCACGGCGGGGCTGGGCAAGGATGCGTTTGTGCTGGCCAGTCTCGGTTGCGAAATGAGCCTGATCGAGCGCCAGCCGCTGATTGGCGCGCTGCTGGAGGATGGTCTGGCACGGGCGGCGGAGGATTTCGACGTGGCACCGATCGTGGCGCGGATGAAATTGCTCAAGGGCAACTCCATCGAGGTCATGCAGAACTGGGAAGGTGAGCCGCCGCAGGTGATTTATCTCGATCCGATGTTTCCCCATCGCGAGAAGACCGCGCTGGTGAAGAAGGAAATGCGTCTGTTCCGGCCTTTGGTGGGCGATGATCCGGATGCGCCGGCGTTGCTCGAAGCCGCGTTGGCTCTGGCGACGCACCGGGTGGTGGTCAAACGGCCGCGCAAGGCGCCGTGCATTGAGGGGCCGAAGCCGAGTCATGCGCTGGATGGCAAATCGAGCCGGTATGACATTTACCCAAAGAAAGCGCTCAAACCTTAA
- a CDS encoding energy transducer TonB yields the protein MSGILPTSIGYISPHGDFSRHNTQALSGVSHLWQDFFAQALAEQTSEVVPACGTFPPVDLSSPEEPTIGSELHAHIVSQRECDVVETEVRPPEPLFLPIAEFEMDLLDKPFPPFPPEELKAQQEQQDFDSSWVRPVVINNGQPTPEPGPAPQKKPLYLPIAEFDLDLLQKPYPPFPPEEIVEQQKALDFDNGWARPIVLQNLRLAA from the coding sequence ATGTCAGGCATTCTTCCCACATCGATTGGCTACATCTCGCCCCATGGCGACTTTAGCCGTCACAACACTCAAGCACTGAGCGGCGTCAGTCACCTGTGGCAGGATTTCTTTGCCCAGGCGCTGGCCGAACAGACGAGTGAAGTGGTGCCTGCCTGCGGTACGTTTCCGCCGGTTGACCTGAGCAGCCCGGAAGAGCCGACCATCGGCAGCGAGCTGCACGCGCACATCGTCAGCCAGCGCGAGTGCGATGTGGTGGAGACCGAAGTGCGCCCACCAGAGCCGCTGTTCCTGCCGATCGCCGAGTTCGAAATGGACTTGCTGGACAAGCCATTCCCACCGTTCCCACCTGAAGAACTCAAAGCTCAGCAAGAGCAACAGGATTTCGACAGCAGCTGGGTACGGCCGGTGGTGATCAACAACGGTCAGCCAACACCAGAACCAGGTCCGGCACCGCAGAAGAAACCGCTGTACCTGCCGATTGCCGAATTCGATCTGGACCTGCTGCAAAAGCCTTACCCGCCGTTCCCGCCAGAAGAAATCGTCGAGCAACAGAAAGCGCTGGACTTCGATAACGGCTGGGCGCGCCCGATCGTTCTGCAGAACCTGCGCCTCGCCGCTTAA
- a CDS encoding extensin family protein: MGRWIFWLVLLMIGGAAVSVWRGWLEVPPQWNPWAPLDVKAAPNWLTGYKLMRLRSDPELCAQALSSSDLRVTRQSDSPDAKCPLIGALRVQGGEVALSSSFLASCPLAVAYAMFEHHTLQPAAQSVYGQKVTRLDHLGSFACRNVYNRESGALSRHASADALDIAGFRLADGRNISVLKDWPKQNQHAQFLRQVRDGACEAFSVVLSPDYNAAHRNHFHVDVGRWSVCR, encoded by the coding sequence ATGGGGCGGTGGATATTCTGGCTGGTGCTGCTGATGATTGGCGGCGCTGCGGTCAGTGTCTGGCGCGGTTGGCTTGAAGTCCCGCCGCAGTGGAATCCGTGGGCACCGCTGGACGTGAAAGCCGCGCCTAATTGGCTGACCGGCTACAAGCTGATGCGTTTGCGCAGTGATCCTGAGCTCTGCGCGCAGGCGTTAAGCAGCTCGGATCTTCGTGTCACGCGGCAATCCGACAGCCCGGACGCCAAGTGCCCGCTGATCGGCGCCCTGCGCGTACAGGGCGGTGAGGTGGCGCTGAGCAGCAGTTTCCTCGCCAGTTGTCCGCTGGCGGTGGCCTACGCGATGTTTGAACACCACACCCTGCAACCCGCCGCTCAGTCTGTATACGGCCAGAAGGTCACACGTCTCGATCACCTCGGCAGCTTCGCCTGCCGCAATGTCTACAACCGCGAAAGCGGGGCGCTCAGTCGCCACGCCAGTGCCGATGCATTGGACATTGCCGGGTTTCGTCTGGCGGATGGCCGCAACATCAGCGTACTCAAGGACTGGCCCAAGCAAAATCAGCACGCGCAGTTTCTCCGTCAGGTGCGCGATGGCGCCTGCGAGGCATTCAGTGTGGTGTTGAGTCCGGATTACAACGCCGCCCATCGCAATCACTTTCATGTCGATGTCGGGCGCTGGAGCGTGTGTCGCTGA
- a CDS encoding isocitrate lyase/phosphoenolpyruvate mutase family protein, whose product MDAQALKAHAFKALHERPGIFVIPNPWDAGSAKMLASLGYQALATTSAGYAFSQGKADGALSLDETLANVRAIVAATDLPVAVDLENGFADDPAEAAKSLIRAAEAGAVGGSIEDATGRADAPIYCFEHAVARIEAAVAAVRTLPFPFILTARAENYLHGNPDINDTIRRLQAFAEAGADVLYAPGLRNAEEVLAVVRAVAPKPVNVLMSGGLKLTVQELQEMGVRRISTGSALALAAFGEFFRAAEEIQQSGTFGFTSQSMPYAKANQFFKG is encoded by the coding sequence ATGGATGCCCAAGCCCTTAAAGCACACGCCTTCAAAGCCCTGCATGAACGTCCGGGGATTTTCGTCATTCCCAATCCGTGGGATGCGGGGTCGGCGAAAATGCTCGCCAGCCTCGGCTATCAGGCCTTGGCAACGACCAGCGCCGGTTATGCGTTTTCCCAGGGCAAGGCCGATGGTGCGTTAAGTCTCGACGAGACCCTGGCCAATGTCCGCGCGATTGTCGCCGCCACCGATTTGCCGGTAGCGGTGGATCTGGAAAACGGTTTTGCCGATGACCCGGCCGAGGCTGCAAAAAGCCTGATTCGCGCAGCAGAGGCGGGTGCGGTGGGTGGTTCGATCGAAGACGCGACGGGCCGCGCGGATGCGCCGATCTATTGCTTCGAACACGCGGTGGCACGTATCGAAGCCGCCGTCGCCGCCGTGCGCACGCTGCCATTTCCCTTCATCCTGACTGCCCGCGCGGAAAATTATCTGCACGGCAACCCCGATATCAACGACACCATTCGCCGCTTGCAGGCCTTCGCCGAGGCCGGCGCTGACGTGTTGTACGCGCCAGGTTTGCGTAACGCCGAAGAAGTGCTGGCGGTGGTACGCGCGGTGGCGCCGAAACCGGTCAATGTGCTGATGTCCGGCGGCTTGAAACTGACCGTGCAGGAACTGCAGGAAATGGGCGTACGCCGCATCAGTACCGGTTCTGCATTGGCGTTGGCAGCATTCGGCGAGTTCTTCCGCGCCGCTGAAGAGATCCAGCAATCGGGCACATTCGGCTTTACCTCGCAGTCGATGCCGTACGCCAAGGCCAATCAGTTTTTCAAAGGCTGA
- a CDS encoding DUF72 domain-containing protein, whose product MDLPYYLGCPSWSENAWREYLYPVDAKTSDFLGLYSQVFNAVEGNTTFYASPSPATVQRWAEVMPEHFRFTAKFPGDISHSGDLREQLTAAETFLQLLKPLGERVSPMWLQLSKSFTPHRLPELAAFIDALDCPLAVEVRHEQFFAKGESERLLNRLLLDRGVERICLDPRALFSCLSTESSVIHAQSKKPRVPTRPAAFTQFPQVRFIGHPELEANDPFLLPWVAKIAEWIEEGRTPYIFLHTADNLLAAKLAQRFHAQLMQRLPGLPALPELYREPAAEQLGLL is encoded by the coding sequence ATGGATCTGCCTTACTACCTCGGTTGCCCGTCCTGGAGCGAAAACGCCTGGCGCGAGTATTTGTACCCGGTAGACGCCAAAACCTCTGATTTCCTCGGTCTCTATTCGCAAGTGTTCAACGCCGTTGAAGGCAACACGACCTTCTACGCCAGTCCGTCGCCCGCCACTGTGCAGCGTTGGGCTGAGGTGATGCCCGAACACTTTCGCTTCACCGCCAAATTCCCCGGCGACATCAGCCACAGCGGTGATCTGCGCGAGCAACTGACCGCCGCCGAAACCTTCCTGCAATTACTCAAACCGCTCGGTGAGCGCGTCTCGCCGATGTGGTTGCAACTTTCGAAAAGCTTCACACCGCATCGGCTGCCGGAACTGGCGGCGTTCATTGATGCGCTGGATTGCCCGCTGGCGGTGGAAGTGCGGCATGAACAGTTCTTCGCCAAGGGCGAGAGCGAACGCTTGCTCAATCGGCTGCTGCTGGATCGTGGTGTCGAGCGCATCTGCCTCGACCCGCGTGCGCTGTTCAGCTGCCTGTCGACCGAGTCTTCGGTGATCCACGCGCAATCGAAAAAACCGCGCGTGCCGACACGCCCGGCGGCATTTACGCAATTTCCGCAGGTGCGCTTCATTGGCCATCCAGAGCTTGAGGCCAACGACCCGTTTCTGCTGCCATGGGTGGCGAAAATCGCCGAGTGGATCGAAGAGGGCCGAACGCCGTATATCTTTCTGCACACCGCCGACAACCTCCTGGCGGCGAAGCTGGCGCAACGTTTTCACGCACAACTGATGCAACGTTTGCCTGGCCTGCCGGCGCTGCCTGAGCTATACAGAGAACCCGCTGCGGAGCAACTTGGCCTGCTCTGA
- the tsaB gene encoding tRNA (adenosine(37)-N6)-threonylcarbamoyltransferase complex dimerization subunit type 1 TsaB: protein MSTLLALDTATEACSVALLHDGKVTSHYEVIPRLHAQKLLPMIQQLLADAGTTLQAVDAIAFGRGPGAFTGVRIAIGVVQGLAFALDRPVLPVSNLAVLAQRALRQHGVSQVAAAIDARMDEVYWGCYRETAGEMRLVGAEAVLPPEVAALPADASGDWFGAGTGWGYAERIAVDLTGSDAGMLPHAEDLLTLARFAWERGESIPADDAQPVYLRDKVATPKAR, encoded by the coding sequence ATGAGCACCTTGCTGGCCCTGGACACCGCGACTGAAGCTTGCTCCGTTGCCTTGCTGCATGACGGCAAGGTCACGAGCCATTACGAGGTGATCCCGCGCCTGCACGCGCAGAAGCTGCTGCCGATGATCCAGCAATTGCTGGCCGACGCCGGCACCACGTTGCAAGCGGTCGATGCGATTGCCTTCGGTCGCGGGCCTGGCGCGTTCACGGGTGTGCGGATCGCCATTGGTGTGGTGCAGGGTTTGGCGTTTGCGCTGGATCGTCCGGTGTTGCCAGTGTCCAACCTCGCAGTGCTGGCGCAGCGAGCGTTGCGTCAACATGGCGTGAGCCAGGTCGCGGCGGCCATCGATGCGCGGATGGATGAAGTGTATTGGGGCTGCTACCGCGAGACGGCGGGGGAGATGCGTCTGGTCGGTGCCGAAGCGGTGTTGCCGCCGGAAGTCGCGGCGTTGCCGGCGGATGCCAGTGGCGACTGGTTCGGCGCCGGCACCGGTTGGGGTTATGCCGAGCGCATTGCGGTCGATCTGACGGGTTCCGACGCCGGCATGTTGCCCCACGCCGAAGACCTGCTGACGCTGGCGCGTTTTGCCTGGGAACGCGGCGAATCGATCCCGGCGGATGACGCGCAACCGGTTTACCTGCGCGACAAAGTCGCCACCCCGAAAGCCCGCTGA
- the adk gene encoding adenylate kinase, which produces MRVILLGAPGAGKGTQAKFITEKFGIPQISTGDMLRAAVKAGTPLGVQAKSIMDAGGLVSDDLIIALVQDRIAQPDCANGFLFDGFPRTIPQAEALVTAGVELDAVVEIAVEDEEIVQRIAGRRVHEASGRVYHIVYNPPKIAGKDDITGEELVQRKDDTEETVRHRLSVYHSQTKPLVEFYQSLSAKNAGKPKYSHIPGVGSVDAITAKVLAALS; this is translated from the coding sequence ATGCGCGTCATTCTGCTGGGAGCTCCCGGGGCCGGTAAAGGTACTCAGGCTAAGTTCATCACCGAAAAATTCGGCATTCCACAAATTTCCACTGGCGACATGCTGCGTGCAGCGGTCAAGGCCGGTACTCCGCTGGGCGTACAAGCCAAGAGCATCATGGATGCCGGCGGCCTGGTGTCGGATGACCTGATCATCGCACTGGTTCAGGACCGTATCGCTCAGCCAGACTGCGCCAACGGTTTCCTGTTCGACGGTTTCCCGCGCACCATTCCGCAGGCTGAAGCACTGGTGACTGCCGGCGTTGAGCTGGATGCTGTGGTTGAAATCGCTGTTGAAGACGAAGAAATCGTGCAACGCATCGCCGGCCGTCGTGTTCACGAAGCCAGCGGCCGCGTTTACCACATCGTCTACAACCCGCCGAAAATCGCCGGCAAAGACGACATCACTGGCGAAGAACTGGTACAGCGCAAGGACGACACCGAAGAAACCGTGCGTCATCGCCTGTCGGTCTACCACTCGCAGACCAAGCCGCTGGTGGAGTTCTATCAGAGCCTGTCCGCGAAAAACGCTGGCAAGCCGAAGTACAGCCACATCCCGGGCGTTGGTTCGGTCGATGCGATCACCGCCAAGGTGCTGGCCGCGCTGAGCTGA